The DNA window AAGGAGACATGAAggattaaaaagcaaaataaagcagTATGGATAAGAAaggaacaggaaagaaaaaaacatcacCCCCAGACACAAAGGAAATGGTAGAAAACATATCTGAATCAGCTAGTCATCTGCTAACAAGCTGTAAAGATTTCCAATGACAAGTTGTCACATTAGTTTAGTGAAACTGAAGCAGCACTTATCCCTTTTCCTGTGCTTAATCTCTCAGCGAGCTGCACAGAAACATGCTACCATGTTTAATAGGATTAGTTTAGTTCACTTTCTCCTCTCAGGAGgttgtgacttttttttctttttttaaaattattttatttttgaacaaTTCTATTTCCTTCAATACCGGGTTCTTGAATTGAATTTCACTCTGCTGAATCACCTAGGTTGTATTAATTCTTCAGGttaaagacattttcttccAAAGGTTTCCCTTTTGAAATGAACAGACAGGCAAAGGAAAGCAAGGAAAGGCTCTCAATTCAGCAATTACACACATCAGGCACATGGCTCTCTTTCTCACACAGATTGATGATGCTTTGTTGATATCagtatagttatttttaattcacatCAGCAGAAGAGCAGAATCAGGCCTTTGTGGTTGTGGGGTGTTCTTTTTATGTCCAAGAGTACTTGTACATTTCCcacccctgaaaaaaaaaaaaaagagaaaataaaaaagaaaataaaaaagaagaccTGATATGTATTCGTAGCCCTGTTCCCTCATTTAGTTGGAACAGACACAGCAAGGAAAATGATCAAAGAAAAGGCAGTTTCAACAATATACCCCTGTCACTTCCAATTTTGTTGTCAGACTCCGAAGGGACAGAGGAATCACCCATGGTCATGGACACACTGCAAAAGTTTTCCCAAGTTTTTTGCATTtggttgttgcttttttttccccttaaagaaaaaaaaaaggaacacaaGCACAGAAAGCCATCAGCTTGATGCAAAACTTTTCAGAGGCACCAaaatttggaggattttttttggaacaCAAAATTGACAAGCCTCCTATTTGGAGGAAAAGTAGTATTTTTACCTGAAGTTTGTGAAACACAGCAAGCATGAAGCAGAGCAGAAGAGAACACACAAATCTGAACACGTCCAGGGTTTGCATTCAAACTTTGTGACCATTAATTCCTTTTTGTTTGGATTCAAAACACCcataatttagaaaataaacagtGTAATTACTCCATAATCTAGAAAAGGCCAAGAAGAGGACTGGTGTTGTACACTATTGTACACTATTAATTACTAGGAAAAAGATCTGGACTTCTACAGGAGTTCACAGACAGACTGGAATCTATGACAGGTCACTAGCAGGGACCACAGCTGCAGGTATTTGGGAGGTTGGGGGCAGCGAGGTACAAAAACAGCCACACAACCACACACACCAGCCAGAGGCTGCCCTGCCACTGCCCAAGCCACCAGGCCCCAAAGAAGACACCAGGGATGGCTTTGCTCGCTACACATCCTGAACATGAGCTGCTGGCATGGACTCCTTCTGAGGGCTTAAATTCTTGAGGGGAAAAAGCTTTGCCTCCAACTCTAAAATTTAGGTGGTGGGTGGGGGATTACTTTTAATGCTGAGCTTTGAATCATCAGCTTGCATTCCCTAAGAGGCTGGCTGCCTATCCGCCAGTATTAAGAGGGTCTGGAGCACTCATTGCCCGAGATGGCAGGAGAACGGGAAGTGTGAATTTCATTCCAGTTGCACTTAGTGGCGTGGCAGATCGCAGGGCCCGTGTGTTTATAGACTTGGAAACGCTGCAAGACACAGGGCTACAGGAAGGTAACCTGCAAGCATCTACGGAAagcaggcagcagggctggaggataGGTGGAAGCCTGCGCACAAGCCTGGGGCCGGACTGGCTGCCACTGGCTGCCACTGCTCTGCCAtgtgaccctggggacatcgCTTCACTCCCAGAGCCTCAGTTTCTCTTCTGGGTAAATTAACAGTGGCTGAAGTTAAGGTGAGCCCCGGTGGTGAGAAGCGCAGTGTCAGAGGCAgctatttacttatttatttgcatttgtaCGGTTCGGCTCCTTCTTTACGAGTATCTCGGTATCCTTTataacaaaaaccaaacaaacaaaagaaaaggggggggtggggggaaaggaaAGTGTACAAGAGAGACATTCCCCCGCCAAATTTAGCCTATCTCCCCCTGCATCCAGGCAAACTTCTGCACCCTTGTCtcgcagcccctgcagcacttaCAGCTACACCGTGAGGCTGAGCGTGTCCCCCCGGCCAGCCGAGCCCCGAAAGAGCACACGGGGACCTGTCCCGGGCCGGCCGTGCCGCCTCTCCGCGCCCGCGGAGCGCAGCGCAGCCCCGGCCGCTCCCCGTCGGGCCGCCCCAGCCCCGTCGCTCCCCGGCGGCGAAGGGCCCGGGGCCCTGTTTCGGAAGGTGTCACATTAAACTAATTCTCGGCAAAGTCGTCCCGGCGCGTTCGCGGGCCTGGAGGGCGCCACGGGCACCGGGCACCGATGCGGGGCGGCCCAGCTCTTGGACAGCGGGAGCAAAGCGACAGCAGCGCAGCGTCCCGGGATGCGCCCCGTTACACCGGGGATTCGTAGTCACTCACGGCACGGGGCTGGCCGGCGCCgtcccgggccgggccgcggaAGGCGGCACGGCACAGCAGGGCTTTGCGAGGGTCCCGGACGAGGAGCGGCTCTCTCAGTGCCGGGGAGCAGCGCGTTACGAGAGCCGGGCCCTCACCGGCTGCCGCCTTGCGAGCCCCGACGGgccgggcgccgccgccgccgaaGGTCTCGCCTCGCACGGGCACCGGGCTCTCGGGCGAGTGCTGCCGGCCGCATCTCCTCGCGATCGCGACACCGGCAGGgacatgtaattttttaaactCGGAGCAGCTCCCCTGCGACAGCTCCGGCAGTCGCTTCTGCCGGTCCCGAGTGATTTCTTAGTGATCGGTTGCGGGCGGCTTGTCGCGTCGCACATGCACCCGCGTTAGTGaccccgctccccgccgcggAGGCAGCGCGGAGCCGTCCCCCGACCCGAGGCGGCGGCCAGCCGGGCCCGGCGGCGGGCAGAGAGGAGCCGGCGCTGGGCACACGCCTTTCGCCCCcgcgggcagggcagggctggcccctGAGGGCGGGTTTGCTGCCCGGGCCGGCTCCCAAACTTCTGGCACGGAGGGCAGCCCTCTCAGCACAGTCTGCTGTCCGCACCCcggggcccggccccgcggctccCCTCTAGTGGGACGGATCCTCGCAGTGGAAGCGGGACTAGCGGAGCAGCTGCCCGGCTCAGCGGCGGCACCAGCAGCCGGGCGAGCAGGGGGCGAGGTGCGGCCCGGCCCCTCGCCGCTGGTACAGAGTGGCAGCGCAAGTTTTCGTGCgcctgccctggctgccctcGCCCCATCGGGGCTCTCCCCTCCACTCGGGACTCCCTCTCCCGCCGCCCCGAGGGGCGGGCGCGGGCGGACGGGCCCGGCGAGGGAGCGCCGTCCTTACCTGTCGCCGAGCGCCCTGCAGCGCTCCGCTGCCGCCCGGGCCTCCGCAGGACGTTATTCCCTCTCCCTGGTGTATCCCCCGCTGTCCGCAAGCCTGAGGCTGTTTCCCCTCGTTCAGCCTCGCGTCCCCGCCGGCAGCGGCCGGGAAAATCTCCTCAGCAGCCGGGGCAGGGGTGCGGATGCTCCCTGTCCCGCGCCGCGGAAAGCCGCGGTCAGGCGAGACAGAGCGCGCCCGACAGGTTTCGGTCCGGATAGCAGCCCAGACCTGCCGCGATCCActtttgtagtttttttttaatcttttttttttttctttttttcttttttttttttttttttccccccccccactACGAGCCGGCCGGGAGCGGGATGGAATAGGGTTAAGTTGACCTAAACTCGGGTCGTGCTGCGCAGGGGCCCGGGGCCGGCAGCACCGAAGACCGGTGTCTCAGTACCACCGGTTGTTCCACGCCCCGCAACCTGATGCTCGATTTCATGTTTATTTCCTGCCTCCCACGTGGAAAATGCCCGCGCGGCTCCTGCTGACAGCCCCGCGACGCTCGGCGGAGCCGGTGCCACAGAGCGGGGCGAGGGACGCCGTGCGGCGGGCTGGGCGGCCGCGGGCCAGTGTCTCCTAAAGTTTGTGACCCGCGTGGGGCGACAGCGCC is part of the Poecile atricapillus isolate bPoeAtr1 chromosome 3, bPoeAtr1.hap1, whole genome shotgun sequence genome and encodes:
- the LOC131577687 gene encoding uncharacterized protein LOC131577687 codes for the protein MRRHWPAAAQPAARRPSPRSVAPAPPSVAGLSAGAARAFSTWEAGNKHEIEHQVAGRGTTGEKKKRLKKNYKSGSRQVWAAIRTETCRARSVSPDRGFPRRGTGSIRTPAPAAEEIFPAAAGGDARLNEGKQPQACGQRGIHQGEGITSCGGPGGSGALQGARRQGGPEDYFGAHVSDTPRIGQQQVQRPWPPEPRDVICDMPGNPSSSLNCPVTAASPSCCTSSLSLAWVHAPLPGSLLAFAEDCVFIFNTESFTSAALRVSFAGWDSAVGGNGWGSYTKCACMC